The following coding sequences are from one Hydra vulgaris chromosome 04, alternate assembly HydraT2T_AEP window:
- the LOC136078981 gene encoding uncharacterized protein LOC136078981, producing MMGNASGCHFKVPLRFVKLSQPCRHQPLIGRYTLRGFYTLQNCVYEEAQSHLEKAADTSNIETDTEEKKGTKQKRKTVMTFCESDEDIVVGDEELYGRYYFDSSNS from the exons ATGATGGGAAATGCTTCTGGCTGCCATTTTAAAGTTCCGCTGCGATTTGTAAAGCTGTCACAACCTTGCAGGCATCAACCTCTGATTGGAAGATATACCCTGCGAGGATTCTATACACTACAG AATTGTGTTTATGAAGAAGCTCAGTCACACTTAGAGAAAGCAGCAGATACTTCAAATATTGAAACTGACACCGAAGAGAAAAAAGGGACAaagcaaaa gAGAAAGACAGTAATGACATTTTGTGAAAGTGATGAAGATATTGTGGTTGGTGATGAAGAACTATACGGAAGATACTATTTTGATAGTTCAAATAGCTAA